In Methylotenera mobilis JLW8, the following are encoded in one genomic region:
- the mauG gene encoding tryptophan tryptophylquinone biosynthesis enzyme MauG: MKMRTRPGTRLMGLLLVMNMAVAGISHAGEIVTKDDFRRPEGIPSPSSNPLTEDKANLGKTLFFDARLSRDNSMSCATCHAPDKRWSDGRLRPLGSEHVANARRTPTVLNSAWLSALMWDGRAGSLEAQAVLPITTPHEMNFDMPSVVARLESIQGYRPLFTQAFGDATVNKKRITEALASFERTLVSNAAPFDRWVAGDESAISERSKHGFKLFTGKAQCASCHKSWRFTDDSFHDIGLRTEDIGRGAKVPPQVTLMQYAFKTPSLRDLPINGPYMHDGAMSGLDEVVKHYEKGGIDRKSRSLEMKPFELTDAERLSLIEFVKTLDGGALKVDYPRMPQ, translated from the coding sequence ATGAAAATGAGAACTAGGCCCGGTACACGCTTGATGGGCCTGCTTCTCGTCATGAATATGGCGGTGGCGGGTATTTCACACGCTGGCGAAATCGTTACAAAAGACGATTTTCGCCGGCCGGAGGGAATTCCGTCACCTTCATCTAATCCGTTGACGGAAGATAAAGCAAATTTAGGTAAGACGCTGTTTTTTGATGCGCGTCTATCTCGTGATAATAGTATGTCTTGTGCCACCTGCCATGCGCCAGATAAGCGCTGGAGCGATGGTCGTTTACGCCCGTTGGGATCAGAACATGTAGCAAACGCACGCCGCACACCAACCGTGCTCAATAGTGCGTGGCTTTCAGCCTTGATGTGGGATGGCCGTGCCGGCTCTTTAGAGGCACAAGCCGTGCTGCCGATTACTACCCCGCATGAAATGAATTTTGATATGCCTAGCGTAGTAGCACGCTTGGAAAGCATACAAGGATACCGTCCTTTGTTTACACAGGCGTTTGGTGATGCTACGGTGAACAAAAAGCGAATTACCGAAGCGCTAGCGAGCTTCGAGAGAACACTGGTTTCTAATGCAGCGCCTTTTGACCGCTGGGTTGCTGGTGATGAAAGCGCGATTAGCGAGCGTTCTAAACATGGCTTTAAATTATTCACAGGCAAGGCGCAATGTGCCTCCTGCCATAAGTCGTGGCGTTTTACCGATGATAGTTTCCATGATATCGGCCTGCGTACTGAAGATATTGGCCGCGGTGCAAAAGTGCCGCCGCAAGTAACGCTCATGCAGTATGCGTTCAAAACACCATCGTTACGTGATCTGCCGATTAATGGTCCATATATGCACGATGGTGCGATGAGTGGTTTGGACGAAGTGGTCAAGCACTATGAAAAGGGTGGTATTGACCGCAAGAGCCGTTCGCTGGAAATGAAACCATTTGAATTGACCGACGCGGAAAGATTATCACTGATTGAATTTGTTAAGACGCTGGATGGCGGCGCCTTGAAGGTGGATTATCCTCGGATGCCACAGTAA
- the mauB gene encoding methylamine dehydrogenase (amicyanin) large subunit, protein MITLNNQSTNGKRGLTASVAGKLAIAALLVAAQPAFAEDQKAVPKQLAAVGSLKIDNLSVAKAPPVDAKRFYVIDPGHFNMTSQTYVMGANDNKLQMHGLIDGGKLPHVMSSPKFVGMANTTYDRIAHGKRDDYVRLHDPQTLEAVADIDIPEIRFLTGLMERTASLSVDDKYMLIQQFSPSSGVGLVDLEAKKYVKTMPVPDCYHVFPAAKQNFFMHCRDGSLLQVTYDNQGNSKQKNTKVFHAENEYLHNNPYYSNSAGRLVWPTYEGKIFQAKLSDSGAEFLKPIEIFTDKEKKDKWGPGGWQPIAFHKERNEIYLLADQRAKWTHKLPSRFVVVADGTTGKRLRRIDLKHAIDSIAVTQDKNPTLIAASIEHKIIYTFDAIGGKQLASMDEMGKAPQIIVTMDK, encoded by the coding sequence ATGATTACTTTAAATAATCAATCAACAAACGGAAAGCGCGGGCTAACAGCTAGCGTTGCAGGCAAGTTGGCAATCGCCGCTTTGTTGGTGGCAGCGCAACCTGCGTTTGCTGAAGATCAAAAAGCTGTGCCAAAACAGCTTGCCGCAGTTGGCAGCCTAAAGATTGACAATTTGTCAGTTGCAAAAGCGCCACCTGTTGATGCTAAGCGTTTTTACGTGATTGACCCTGGTCACTTCAACATGACTTCTCAAACGTATGTCATGGGCGCTAATGATAACAAACTGCAAATGCACGGTTTGATCGATGGCGGCAAACTGCCGCATGTGATGTCAAGCCCTAAGTTTGTAGGTATGGCTAATACAACTTACGATCGTATTGCTCATGGTAAGCGAGATGACTACGTGAGATTGCATGATCCACAAACACTTGAGGCAGTTGCAGATATTGATATTCCTGAAATCCGCTTTTTAACGGGTTTAATGGAACGTACGGCGTCTTTGAGTGTTGATGACAAATACATGCTGATTCAGCAGTTCTCACCATCATCTGGCGTGGGTCTGGTTGATCTGGAAGCCAAGAAGTATGTGAAGACTATGCCTGTTCCAGATTGTTATCACGTTTTCCCAGCTGCTAAGCAAAACTTCTTCATGCACTGTCGTGATGGTTCATTGCTGCAGGTGACTTATGACAACCAAGGTAACTCTAAGCAGAAAAATACTAAAGTATTCCATGCCGAGAACGAGTATCTACACAATAACCCGTACTACTCAAACTCAGCTGGTCGTCTAGTATGGCCAACTTACGAAGGTAAGATCTTCCAGGCTAAGTTGTCTGATTCTGGTGCTGAATTCTTGAAACCAATCGAGATTTTCACTGATAAAGAGAAGAAAGATAAGTGGGGCCCAGGTGGCTGGCAACCAATTGCTTTCCATAAAGAGCGTAACGAAATCTATCTGCTTGCAGACCAACGCGCTAAATGGACGCACAAATTACCTAGCCGTTTTGTAGTGGTAGCTGATGGTACAACCGGTAAACGTTTGCGCCGTATTGACCTGAAACATGCGATTGATTCTATTGCTGTGACTCAGGACAAAAATCCTACGCTGATTGCGGCTTCAATTGAGCACAAAATCATCTATACCTTTGACGCGATTGGCGGTAAGCAGTTGGCATCAATGGACGAGATGGGTAAAGCTCCTCAAATTATCGTTACGATGGATAAGTGA
- a CDS encoding MauE/DoxX family redox-associated membrane protein, with translation MNWLINDPIVPVFASLFLALVLAAAAIPKIRNADEFQGVVANYRLLPSFMVAPFAKLLPWLELGSAIALLVPPAREVAAWVAAGLFMMFAMALAINVGRGRTHIDCGCVRRPTSVSRIGMFHVMRALALAAVSLFTANVTVSLSAMTWESVVVGVAGAAMFAMLYLAADLIVGLHDSRAKKS, from the coding sequence ATGAACTGGCTGATTAATGACCCGATTGTTCCGGTGTTTGCTTCACTTTTCCTGGCACTTGTTTTGGCTGCGGCTGCAATTCCAAAAATCCGCAATGCAGATGAGTTTCAGGGGGTGGTTGCAAATTACCGGCTGCTTCCTTCCTTCATGGTCGCCCCATTCGCGAAGCTTCTACCTTGGTTAGAGCTTGGCAGCGCCATAGCATTGCTGGTGCCGCCAGCGCGCGAGGTGGCTGCGTGGGTAGCGGCAGGCCTGTTTATGATGTTTGCAATGGCACTCGCGATTAATGTCGGACGTGGCCGCACCCACATTGACTGTGGTTGCGTACGTCGCCCGACAAGTGTGAGCCGCATTGGCATGTTTCACGTCATGCGTGCCCTTGCACTCGCCGCAGTGAGTCTCTTCACCGCTAATGTCACTGTTAGTTTGTCAGCAATGACATGGGAGTCAGTAGTGGTTGGTGTAGCTGGTGCCGCGATGTTTGCGATGCTTTATCTTGCTGCAGATTTAATCGTGGGTTTACACGACTCACGTGCCAAAAAAAGTTAG
- the tatB gene encoding Sec-independent protein translocase protein TatB codes for MFDIAFSELIVIGVVALIAIGPDKLPKVARTAGHLFGRAQRYINDVKSEMDNELRIEELQKLQNEILENTQAAPKYQVGQVIRHGQIVRDDLLTHHDQLTHDIDENEELAAKPVHPTTMTEGDYIPTPLRSQPLNQAKAS; via the coding sequence ATGTTTGATATTGCATTCTCTGAGCTTATTGTTATCGGCGTGGTGGCACTCATTGCCATCGGCCCAGACAAACTACCCAAAGTGGCACGCACCGCAGGTCATCTGTTTGGCCGAGCGCAACGCTACATCAATGATGTCAAATCCGAAATGGACAATGAACTGCGCATAGAAGAGCTACAGAAGCTGCAGAATGAGATACTGGAAAATACGCAAGCCGCACCTAAATACCAGGTAGGTCAGGTAATCCGCCATGGACAGATTGTCCGCGATGACCTGCTTACCCATCATGATCAGCTCACCCATGATATAGACGAAAACGAAGAGCTAGCAGCAAAACCTGTACATCCCACCACGATGACAGAGGGTGACTATATCCCAACACCACTCCGGTCACAGCCGCTAAATCAAGCGAAGGCTAGCTAA
- a CDS encoding methylamine utilization protein MauF, with product MKMGIGSGMYQTSQGNAAVACVPDAISFAEPRSGTVRFVTMALAIAAGVVGGSMLNSSVATSDALTAMFVVLALVGGFLSTWSPCGYSSLSLLRPAGRYSFGSVARWTPTFLTHVLGYAVGALVLGGALGFAGWLLFEQLPFTYMVAGMSVLAIGYGVHQFGFLKMPYPQRRAQVPHDARYRFSSWVIGLLYGFALGMNYLTYVQTPMLYIVTGVALFSGDVQTAITIFAIFNIGRCLPVAINFFPVSNQAAQAWLARWQERAVEVDGFLLLSIGSAALTLLFI from the coding sequence ATGAAAATGGGTATAGGGTCTGGAATGTATCAGACATCCCAAGGCAACGCTGCCGTTGCATGTGTGCCTGATGCGATCAGCTTTGCTGAGCCGCGTTCAGGTACGGTACGTTTTGTAACAATGGCGTTAGCGATTGCCGCAGGTGTCGTTGGTGGCAGCATGCTAAATTCAAGCGTGGCAACTTCCGATGCATTAACGGCGATGTTTGTCGTGCTTGCACTGGTAGGTGGCTTTTTATCAACCTGGTCGCCATGCGGCTATTCTAGTTTGAGTCTGTTGCGACCAGCTGGGCGTTATTCGTTCGGTTCGGTAGCACGTTGGACGCCTACCTTTTTAACCCATGTACTAGGTTATGCAGTTGGTGCATTGGTATTAGGTGGTGCACTGGGCTTCGCAGGCTGGCTGCTGTTTGAGCAACTTCCTTTCACCTACATGGTAGCAGGCATGTCTGTGCTGGCGATTGGTTATGGTGTGCATCAGTTCGGTTTCCTGAAGATGCCATATCCACAGCGCCGCGCACAAGTGCCACATGACGCACGTTACCGCTTCAGTTCTTGGGTGATTGGTTTGTTGTATGGCTTTGCATTAGGCATGAACTACCTGACCTATGTGCAAACACCAATGCTTTACATCGTCACTGGTGTAGCGCTGTTTAGTGGTGACGTGCAAACGGCTATCACGATATTCGCTATCTTCAACATTGGCCGCTGCTTGCCAGTAGCTATCAACTTTTTTCCAGTTAGCAATCAGGCTGCTCAGGCTTGGCTTGCTCGTTGGCAAGAACGCGCAGTTGAAGTAGATGGGTTCCTCTTGCTTTCTATTGGGTCTGCAGCACTTACGCTGCTATTCATTTGA
- the mauA gene encoding methylamine dehydrogenase (amicyanin) small subunit has protein sequence MKENKRFDSTIEKLARTTANYTGRRSFIGKVGMLLAGSALLPLLPVDRRARLGLGEAQAASVNSMTRERGWVPQDKDPQACDYWRHCSIDGQICDCSGGSLTSCPPGSSLSPSSWVASCFNPGDGQTYLIAYRDCCGKQTATRCGCFNTHGELPVYRPEFNNDIVWCFGAENDDMTYHCTISPVVGKAS, from the coding sequence ATGAAAGAAAACAAACGATTTGATTCTACCATTGAGAAATTGGCGCGTACCACGGCCAATTACACTGGCCGCCGTAGCTTTATCGGCAAAGTAGGTATGTTATTAGCAGGTTCAGCACTGTTACCTTTGCTACCAGTTGACCGTCGCGCTCGTCTTGGTCTTGGTGAAGCACAGGCAGCTAGTGTTAACAGCATGACCCGTGAACGTGGTTGGGTGCCTCAGGATAAAGATCCACAGGCTTGTGACTACTGGCGTCATTGTTCTATCGACGGCCAAATTTGTGATTGTAGTGGTGGTAGCTTGACATCTTGCCCACCAGGTTCAAGTCTATCACCAAGCTCATGGGTTGCTAGTTGCTTTAACCCAGGTGATGGTCAAACTTACCTGATTGCGTACCGTGACTGTTGTGGTAAACAAACTGCTACTCGTTGCGGTTGCTTCAATACACACGGTGAATTGCCAGTGTATCGTCCAGAGTTCAACAACGACATCGTTTGGTGTTTCGGTGCTGAAAATGATGATATGACATATCACTGCACTATCTCACCAGTTGTTGGTAAGGCTAGCTAA
- the tatC gene encoding twin-arginine translocase subunit TatC — translation MGIADNLVSHLVELRNRLLRIAVVLLLLIIALFPFANDIYHFLAMPLLASLPAGGQMIATDVTTPFFVPMKSVLLTAFVISLPHTLYQIWAFVAPGLYTHERRLIWPLVFASTILFLCGMAFAYFLVFPVIFGFISNTAPEGVAVMTDIGNYLDFTMSLFIAFGLAFEVPVAVVLLVTTGVVSIASLREARAYVLVGAFVLGAIFTPPDVISQFMLAMPLWLLYEAGILVASLMQRTQQTSASTASSQLLPLDK, via the coding sequence TTGGGCATCGCAGATAACTTAGTCTCACATCTGGTTGAATTACGTAATCGCCTGTTACGTATAGCAGTGGTGTTGCTACTACTCATCATCGCCCTATTCCCGTTCGCCAACGACATTTACCACTTCCTAGCCATGCCGCTACTAGCAAGCCTGCCTGCTGGCGGGCAGATGATTGCTACCGATGTCACCACGCCGTTCTTTGTGCCAATGAAGAGTGTGCTACTGACCGCCTTTGTTATCTCGCTACCGCACACCCTGTATCAGATATGGGCTTTTGTCGCGCCAGGGCTATACACGCATGAACGCCGTCTAATCTGGCCATTGGTATTTGCCAGCACTATACTTTTTCTATGCGGCATGGCATTTGCCTACTTTTTAGTGTTTCCGGTGATTTTCGGCTTTATTAGCAACACCGCGCCTGAAGGCGTGGCAGTGATGACAGACATCGGCAATTACCTAGACTTCACCATGTCGCTTTTTATCGCATTTGGCCTCGCATTTGAAGTGCCGGTTGCCGTAGTACTTCTAGTGACAACAGGTGTAGTAAGCATTGCCAGCTTACGTGAAGCACGCGCCTACGTGCTAGTTGGTGCCTTTGTGTTAGGTGCCATATTCACACCGCCAGATGTGATCTCTCAGTTTATGCTGGCGATGCCGCTATGGCTACTATATGAAGCAGGCATCCTCGTCGCTAGCTTGATGCAACGTACACAACAAACCAGTGCATCTACTGCCAGTAGCCAACTATTGCCATTGGATAAATAA
- the mauD gene encoding methylamine dehydrogenase accessory protein MauD → MNTGFIIASNVLLWCAFLSLAALMLGVIRQIGLLHERSAPLGAMLLDNGPEVGERSPVFSLTTFDGAPITVGRAVTPNRPSLLMFTGPSCPICAKLLPIIRSVAAAEGADVVLISDGTRAEHLEFLRNHPLQNERYVVSAEIGIRYQISKVPYGVLLDADGVILGKGLCNTREHVESLFETVREGHSTLQDFMKHSTTPLLHADENKGVH, encoded by the coding sequence ATGAATACTGGATTTATTATTGCATCGAATGTGTTGTTGTGGTGCGCATTCTTAAGCCTGGCAGCATTGATGCTTGGCGTTATACGACAAATTGGTCTGTTACACGAGCGTTCAGCTCCGCTGGGTGCGATGTTGCTCGACAACGGCCCTGAAGTCGGCGAGCGCTCACCGGTGTTCAGTCTGACGACGTTTGACGGTGCACCGATTACAGTTGGTCGTGCGGTGACACCAAACCGTCCAAGCCTGTTGATGTTTACTGGTCCAAGCTGCCCTATCTGCGCTAAGTTGCTGCCGATTATTCGTTCAGTAGCTGCTGCAGAAGGTGCTGATGTAGTGCTGATTAGTGATGGTACACGTGCTGAACACCTTGAGTTCTTACGTAACCATCCGCTGCAAAATGAGCGCTATGTTGTTTCAGCTGAAATTGGTATCCGTTATCAGATTTCTAAAGTTCCTTATGGCGTGTTGCTTGATGCAGATGGCGTGATTCTTGGCAAAGGCCTGTGCAATACACGTGAGCATGTTGAAAGCTTGTTTGAGACAGTTCGTGAAGGTCATTCAACTTTACAGGACTTCATGAAGCACAGCACGACTCCGTTACTGCACGCAGACGAAAACAAAGGTGTTCATTAA
- a CDS encoding MerR family transcriptional regulator, giving the protein MTEQVAKVQLPPIPAKRYFTIGEVSELCGVKPHVLRYWEQEFTQLKPVKRRGNRRYYQHHEVLLIRRIRELLYEQGFTISGARNRLDDLEFNTKAGHGEKPTSAKSAVATSADIEPAMIAAGEGKGTAFDYQAVKAELREILNLLRTDFSLAKTSH; this is encoded by the coding sequence ATGACTGAACAGGTCGCCAAGGTGCAATTGCCACCAATTCCAGCAAAGCGCTACTTTACTATTGGTGAGGTAAGCGAGCTTTGTGGCGTTAAACCGCATGTTTTAAGGTACTGGGAGCAGGAGTTTACACAGCTTAAACCAGTCAAGCGTCGTGGTAATCGCCGTTATTATCAGCATCATGAAGTGCTACTGATTCGACGTATCCGCGAGTTGTTGTATGAGCAAGGCTTTACCATCAGTGGTGCGCGTAATCGCCTAGATGACCTTGAGTTCAATACGAAAGCTGGGCATGGTGAGAAACCAACCAGCGCGAAAAGTGCTGTGGCTACATCTGCCGACATTGAACCTGCAATGATAGCTGCAGGTGAAGGCAAGGGCACTGCTTTTGATTACCAAGCAGTTAAAGCTGAGTTGCGTGAAATTTTAAATTTATTACGTACGGATTTTTCTTTAGCCAAGACTTCACATTAA
- a CDS encoding integration host factor subunit alpha, protein MTLTKAELADLLYEQVGLNKREAKDMVEAFFEEVRTALEAGDSVKLSGFGNFELRQKSERPGRNPKTGEEIPITARRVVTFHASQKLKSKVDANFAS, encoded by the coding sequence ATGACTTTAACAAAAGCTGAACTTGCTGATTTACTGTATGAGCAAGTTGGGTTGAATAAGCGTGAAGCCAAAGATATGGTGGAGGCATTTTTTGAAGAAGTGCGTACTGCACTAGAAGCCGGTGATAGTGTGAAGTTGTCTGGTTTTGGTAATTTTGAATTGCGTCAAAAATCAGAACGTCCTGGCCGTAATCCTAAAACTGGTGAAGAAATACCAATTACTGCACGACGTGTGGTGACGTTTCATGCCAGCCAAAAATTAAAAAGCAAAGTTGACGCAAACTTTGCATCTTAG
- a CDS encoding helix-turn-helix domain-containing protein, whose translation MNFQEEFLGISPTGGSPKIHLVERKTTDVLEQADALPFWSQDYTQLSKGTFSGGLSSVTHHGVQVFRETMNRAVDQIAFAPADAYVIGLPTIIEGDASWGLMPVKPNAMITLDKNAELVFRTSNLSEITAAVISAQRLEEYAAQVEWIDLRKAMESVKPVERISPDVTARLQASLTDGMHYVSKFRDTEDAEQIWRLFENDLMATCLQALLQASNSPNHSHDHRIHRYIVNRVRDLTLSSSGYPLTIEELCISLRISRRTLNHAFIRVLGITPVAYMRNVRLHRIRAELQSAPHQVRYIASVAAKWGFWHMSLFSRYYRELFGETPIETLSRSRVGERH comes from the coding sequence GTGAATTTCCAGGAAGAGTTTCTGGGCATATCCCCTACGGGTGGTAGCCCTAAAATACATTTAGTTGAACGCAAAACCACGGATGTGCTAGAACAAGCGGACGCGCTGCCGTTCTGGTCGCAAGACTACACACAACTGAGTAAAGGCACTTTCTCGGGCGGACTGAGCAGTGTCACGCATCACGGTGTGCAAGTGTTTCGCGAAACCATGAACCGAGCCGTTGACCAAATCGCGTTTGCACCAGCGGATGCCTACGTGATTGGCCTACCGACCATCATTGAGGGCGATGCCTCATGGGGGCTGATGCCAGTCAAGCCCAACGCCATGATTACTCTGGATAAAAATGCTGAGTTGGTGTTTCGCACCTCTAACTTATCAGAAATCACGGCAGCTGTTATTTCAGCACAACGCTTGGAAGAATATGCCGCCCAAGTGGAATGGATAGATCTGCGCAAAGCAATGGAAAGCGTGAAGCCAGTAGAGCGTATCTCTCCCGATGTCACCGCCCGTTTGCAAGCATCACTTACCGACGGCATGCACTATGTATCCAAGTTTCGCGATACAGAAGATGCAGAACAGATATGGCGCCTCTTCGAAAATGACCTGATGGCAACCTGTTTGCAAGCACTATTGCAGGCTAGCAATAGCCCTAATCACAGCCACGACCACCGCATTCATCGCTATATCGTCAATCGCGTGCGTGACCTCACACTTTCAAGCTCAGGTTACCCGCTAACGATAGAAGAGCTCTGTATTAGCCTGCGCATCAGCAGGCGAACCTTGAATCATGCCTTTATCCGAGTACTAGGCATTACACCGGTTGCCTACATGCGTAATGTACGCCTGCACCGCATACGCGCAGAGCTGCAATCTGCACCGCACCAAGTCAGATACATTGCTAGCGTAGCTGCGAAATGGGGGTTCTGGCATATGAGCTTATTCTCGCGCTATTACCGCGAGTTATTTGGTGAAACACCAATAGAGACGCTGTCGCGCTCACGCGTCGGTGAACGGCACTGA
- the tatA gene encoding Sec-independent protein translocase subunit TatA — translation MGSFSIWHWLIVLLIVALVFGTKKLRNIGGDVGGAVKNFKEAVNEGKSSPALEHGNTAGGQTVEHDATQARH, via the coding sequence ATGGGTTCTTTTAGTATCTGGCATTGGTTGATCGTACTGCTGATTGTGGCATTGGTGTTTGGCACCAAAAAATTACGTAATATTGGCGGCGACGTTGGCGGCGCAGTCAAAAATTTTAAAGAAGCGGTCAATGAAGGAAAAAGCAGCCCTGCCCTCGAACATGGCAACACCGCAGGCGGGCAAACGGTAGAGCATGATGCTACTCAGGCCAGACATTAA